The genomic region CTCATTAGATAAAATTGGCGCGAAGGGCGTGTTCACGGAGGAGCTGGAAATCAGCCTGCGCATAGGGCACATCGACTTGGCCGTGCACAGCGCTAAGGATGTACAGAGCACCATCCCCGATGATCTGGAGTTGCTGGCCTTTATGGAGCGCGAGCAGGTGAACGACGTAATCGTAAGCTTCGATGCCAGCCTGGACCTCGCGCGGCCCGACCTTATACTAGGCACCAGCAGCACCCGTCGCAAAGCTATGTTGCAGCGCTATTACCCCAATGCCCGCGCAGCCGAGGCTCGCGGCAATTTGCAAACGCGTCTGCGTAAGCTGGAAGAAGGACAATACCACGCGCTGGTGCTCGCCTATGCCGGTGTACACCGCATGGAGTACGACGACCTGATTCGGCACGTGCTGCCCTCTACTCAGTTTGTGCCGGCTGCCGGCCAGGGTAGCGTAGCCATTGAGTGCGCCCGTGACTTGCAGCCAGAGCTAAAGGAAACTTTACGCCAAGCCCTCGACCACGCCTCTACCCACACGGCACTGCTCGCTGAGCGAGCTTTCCTGCGCACAATGGAAGGCGGATGCAGCATCCCGTCGTTTGCGTTGGCGACCTACACACCCAAGGGGGCATTGCAGCTGCATGGCGGCCTTATCAGTCTCAACGGAGAGCAGTACATTGAAGAAATACAGTCGATTACGAACGAAGCAGAGGCAGACGCGTTGGGTACCCGAGTTGCCGAAAATGTCTTGCAACGCGGCGGTCAAGAAATTCTGGATGACATCCGAGCGCACCGCATAGCGTAAGAGAAAAAGTAGAAGTTCGGTTTGAAAACCAGATATATGATACAATTGAAATTGCGGGGTGCACTGCTGTGGCTCACGCTGTTATTGCTTGGCACTGGTTGTGCCTCTACCCGTTCGGCCGCGCCGGCTTCCACGAGCACCAAGACCAGCAAAAAAGATCAAGTAGTTACTATCAGCACGTCGCAGGGCGATATTCGGCTGATTTTGTTTGATCAGACGCCTCGGCACAAGGCCAACTTTCTGAAGCTGGCGAAAAAGGGCTTCTACAACGGAACCACCTTCCACCGCGTCATCCCTGACTTCATGATTCAGGGCGGCGACCCGAACTCCAAGGACAATAACCCTAACAACGACGGCGCCGGCCAGCGCAATGAGAAGCTGATTCCAGCCGAAATCAGGCCGGAACTGCATCATCGCTACGGGGCTGTGGCTGCCGCACGCACCGGCGACGCCGTAAACCCACGCCGGGCCAGCAGTGCGTCGCAGTTCTACATCGTAGAAAACCAACAGGGCGTGCCTCGTCTCGATGGCGCTTACACCGTGTTCGGGCAGGTTATCAGCGGAATGGACGTAGTGGAGAAAATAGCGGCCGTACCCAAAGATGGCCGCGACCGGCCCATAACGGACGTGAAAATGAAGATGAAGGTAGAGAAGCTGAGCAAGCAGAAAATAGCTGCGCAATACAACTACCAGTACTAAGCCAGCCCTACCACCATGGCCAAACGCATCCTGATTACTGGTTCCAATGGCTTGCTTGGCCAAAAGCTGGTAGCGCTGCTTCGTACTCAGCCCGAAATAGAAGTGGTGGCTTCATCAAGAGGCGCCAATAAGCTTGCTACTCTGTACCCGGATGTACGCTTTGTGCCGCTCGACGTGACCGATGCCGCGCAGGTAACGCAAGTGCTGTCCGACGTGAATCCGTCGCACCTCATCCACACGGCTGCTATGACCAACGTGGACGAGTGCGAACTGAACCGTGCGGCCTGTTGGCAACAAAACGTGACGGCCGTAGAGAATCTGGTGGCCGTATGCGAGGTCCTGGCCGTGCACCTCATCCACGTTAGCACCGATTTTGTGTTCAGCGGAAATGCTGGCCCCTTGGCCGAGGACGCCCTACCCGCGCCGGTCAATTACTACGGCGAAAGTAAAATGGCCGCTGAGCAGGTGGTGCAAGTGGCTACCTGCCCCTGGAGCATTGTGCGCACGGTGCTGGTATATGGTGTTGCCCACGATTATGGCCGTACCAATATTGTGCTATGGGTGCGCGACTCGCTCCGGGCCCACACTCCCATCAAAGTAGTGGACGACCAGCTCCGGACGCCTACCCTGGCAGAGGATCTGGCGCAGGGTTGCTGGCTGGTAGCCCAGCAAAACGCCACCGGTATTTTTCATATCAGTGGCGATGAGCTGCTCACACCCTACGATATGGCGCTGCGGGTAGCTGACTTTTTTGGGTTAGATAAGCAGCTGATTACTAAAGTAAACAGCGATACATTCACACAGCCGGCTCGGCGCCCGCCCCGCACAGGCTTTATCATCAGCAAAGCTCGCAGGATATTAGGCTATCAGCCGCACTCTTTCGAAGAAGGAATGCGGCTGCTGGCACAGCAACTAGGTGAGATACAGCAAACAGGCTAAACCTAGCAATGAGAAAATAAGGGCAAAAAAAACCCGTAGACAAAATCTACGGGTTTTTTGTACACCTAATTTATTGCAACAATCCTAAATCCTCGACCAACGCCGCGTGCAACATGGTTACGGCGAAGTAAGATTCATTAAGCTTAGTAAAGCCTTACTCACGATAGAGTAGGCTATAAGAAAACATCTTGGACGTACCTCAAGCAAACGAGTAGTATCTTTATAAACAGCGTATTAGGCAATGATATAAAAGAAAGAACAAGTCTGTTTTAAATAGTATTTCGTTAGTGAGACGCTTTCCTTTTAGCAAAGCTAAAGGGAAAGAAAGCTCTCAAAAAGGACACTATTGTATAGATAATGACTTAAAATATTTCGAATATTATTTGTATAATTCTAAGTGTATTAAAAAGTAATACGGCAAAGGTAAGCGAAATATATGCTTCTAAGTGCAAGAAATAGGCGAAAGGATGAAAAACAGCCTTTGCATATTTTGCTCGTTCTTGTGACATTTTAGTTCTACTCAACCTGTTGTCAAATAATCATTTGCTAAGCTGGCGCAAGGCTAGCGAGGTGATGAATAGGGTAAAAGCAGGGTACACCAACAACCACCAAGCGCTAGGGTCAAGGCTGAAAGCAGCTAGCAAACGGCCCCAGCTAGCTATTTCGGGTGGCAACCCAACTCCTAAAAAGGATAGCGTAGTTTCGAGCGCAATGATAGAAGCAATACTAAGCGGAAAAATGGCAAGGGCTGGCTGCCAAGTGTTAGGTAATGCATGACGTAGCAGGATTCGGTACCCAGGAATGCCGGCAGCTCGTGCCGCCTCTATAAAAGGTACTTCCCGGGTACGTAGCATTTCGGCGCGCACCAATCGGGCCGGGCCAATCCAATAGGTACACAACAGCAGCACAAGCAGCGTGTTGATAGAAGGCGGCTGCACAGCAGCCAATGCCAGCACCAAAATGAGCCGGGGAATAGAAGAAATGACAGCCATCAGACCCGTAATCAGGCTGTCGATAGGCAGGGGGCGGTTGCGATAGAAGCCGGCTGCGGCACCCACTAGCGTCCCGGCAACTGTGGTAAGAATAGCGGTTGGGAGACTAATAAGAAGGGCAGTGCGGGACCCAAACAGCAGCAGGGCCAGCACGTCGCGCCCGTAAGGGTCGGTACCTAGCCAGTGGCCAGTGGTGCTGGGTGGTTGCATTGTAGCAGCCAAATTCAGCTGATCGGGGGGGTAGGGTAGGGGTAACCAGGGTGCAGCCACGGCACACAGTAGTAAGACAAAAAGCCACCCAAGTGCCAGGTGTTGGCGCCAGCCAGCAAAATAGGAAAACGTACTCATGTGCGCATCCTAATTCGGGGGTCGGCCACCAAATACAAACCGTCCGTAAGAAACTGAGCCAATAGTCGCACCAGGGCTGTGAGCAACACACCCCCTAGTATCATAGGGTAGTCGTGCGTGGCCGCGGCCTCAGCAAGCAAACGTCCTACCCCCGGCAGGGCAAAAATAACCTCTACAACCACGGCACCGGCCACCAAGGCAGGCAGTAGACTGTTAAGCTGCGTTAGGGTAGGCAAAAGTGCGTTGCGTAGTGTGTGATGTTGCACTACTTGCTTTTCGGGGGCACCCTTTGCGCGGGCAGTAACTGCATAGCCAGTCAGACGCTCTTTCTGTAAAGCTGCATCCAACTGTACTACCAAGTGAGGTAGATTTACAAGAATCAGACACGTTAACGGAAGCGTGAGGTAGTAAAGCAACGAGCCGATACGCTCTATTACAGAAGCGTTTTCTAGATCAGATGATTCTCCTAAGCCGTATGCAGGAAACCACGTCAGCATATCTGGATTGGCAAATAGCAGGAGCAGGAGCAGGCCAAGTACAAATAGCGGCAGTGCATCTAATGCATACAAAAGGCGCAACACGTGTGGCCGCATCTGCTGGTGTACTGCCAGCCACGTAGCCAGCCACACAGCCAGTAAGATAGCCACTGTAGCAGCTAGGGTAGTAAGCGGCAATGTATAGGTTAGAGCTGCTGCTAACGAAGTTGTGACAGGCTGCCCGTCGCGATAAGAGCGGCCTAGGTTGCCGTGCAGAAGCTGCTGAGCCCACCGGTGATATTGATTACGCTGCCCGTGCCACTTCCATTGTTGGTGGGTAGCGGTAGTCGGCAGCGAAAAATAAAATAACGGTATATCTAAGCCCAACCGATGCTGGAAGCGCTGTTCCGCAATGCGTTGCTGCTGCACACTGGAAGAAGTAGCGCTTATCTCGCCCACAGAAAGCTGTTGCAGAATAATATCGGCAGGCAGAGAGCGACTCAGTAAAAAAACGCCGGACGCCGTTAGCCAGAGGGCAAACAGTAGCCGCAATAGGCGGAGCAATAGATAGCGTACCATATCAACTGCCCTTTCGGAGGCGCACCGTTGATACGTTGTAGCCAGGCTTTAAGGGAGAGAGTTCTAAACCAGTCAGTTTTGTATTGGCCGCTGTCTGGTAACGCAGAAAATAAAGCACCACCTCCGGACTTTCCTCTTGCATCATCTGCTGAAACTCTTTCACTAACCTAATTTTTTGCTGTTGGCTTTCGGCGGCTGCCAACTTCTCAATTAGTTTATCGCTCGCCGGAGTACCAAAACCAGAGTAGTTGCCCGCACTGGTATACTGTGAGTGAAAAAGCGGCGCAAAGTTGAACGCTGTGGGGTTCCCGGATAACGAACGCAAGAACACATCCGATTCACCGTTGCGAAGTTGTGCGAAAAATATGGAGCGCTCGGCAGGGCGTAGCGTTACTGGGATATTCAGCTTGGCAGCAGCGCTCCGAAACTGCAAGGCAGCTGCTTCGTAAGCAGGGTCGCCGGCCCGATACGAGATGGTAAGCTGCAAGTGTTGAGCTGCGGCCCCTGCTACCGCCCGGTGCCAGCCCGTAGCTGACTGGCGCCAGCCCGCCTGCTGTAGTAACGAAGTGGCTTCAGGTAAGCTATGGGGTACAAAGGGTAGGGAGCTATTATAATAGGGTTTGGCTTGAGGAGCTATTATACCTACACTGCGGTAGGCCAAACCCTGTTGCGTACTGGCAATGAGAGCTGGCACATCAAACAAGCGACTGAGAGCTCGTCGAGTCAGCCGATCATGTAGTATCGGGCGGCGAGTGTTGAAGCCTACCGTAAATGCTTCGTACGAGCCAGTGGAGTAGAACGACAGCCACTTGGCCGCTGGCGACTCTTTCAGCCGTATGTAATCCTTCGCGGGTAGGCGAGGGTAGATATCAAGCTGGCGACGGCGCAGAGCCAACACAGCCGTATTCTCATCGGGTATAATATCGAAGACTACTTTCTTTGGGTAGGCCTGCAATTGGGTTGGGCTAGGTTGCACCTTATCGCCCCACCACGTAGGCTTGCGCTGAAGAGAGAGGTAACGCCCACTTTGCCACTGGTGCAAACGGTAAGGTCCGCATCCGGGCAGATTACCAGGGTGCCGATCAAGTTGAGCGGCCATATAACGTTGCACAAAGCGCGTAACAACGGGTAGTTTGGCTGCTTCAGGCATGCGCAATGTGCGCAATGGCAATGCCGCTAAGCTACCCGTTGAGTCAAGAGCATATTCTGGTAAAATTGGAAAATCACCTGAGGCAGAATAAAACTCAGGCGACCTACCCCGGCACACAAACGTGAAGCGCCGTTGATCAGTGGAGTCGTATTTTATTTTTTCGATAAAGTCAAACTGCGCTTGTGACGCTTCGTTCGGAAGGCCAGGGCAGTTCATCACGGCCAGGGTAAACGCTACATCGCGTGCCAACACCGGACGACCATTATCCCACGTAGCCGCCGGATGTATTCTGTAGGTAATAAACGTTAGCGAATCAGTGTAACGAACACTTGGTAGCGCTTCGGCTAATAACGGAACACTTTCTTGTCTATTGCCTAATAGACTGAAGTACAGTAAATTGATAGTCTGGGTTGTGTTGACCGAATTAAGGTAGAGCAGCGGGTCCAACGTCTCCAGATCAGCTGCCCAACGGACGCGTATAGTATCCGGGTTAGGAGCCGGAGAAGAACAGGCTCCTAACCCGAGAGTAATGAAAAGAAGAAGTCCGTGTAGAAATTGCCTCATCAACTAACAGCTGCATACGCATACTGTCAGGCAAGTTAGCAAAGTAAATATACTCGTCTTCAAAAGGCTTTTAGCACACGTCGCTGCTACCCCAGCCACCTCGGCCCGAGAAAGCTACATCACTGCTACCCCAGCCACCACGACCTGAAAAGGCCACGTCGCTATTGCCCCAGCCACCACTGCCCGTGCGAGCCACGTCGCTATTGCCCCAGCCACCACTGCCGGTCACGTCGCTATTGCCCCAGCCGCCGCTGCCCGTGCGAGCCACATCACTGCTACCCCAGCCACCACGACCTGAAAAGGCCACGTCGCTATTGCCCCAGCCGCCACTGCCCGTGCGAGCCACGTCGCTATTGCCCCAGCCGCCACTGCCCGTGCGAGCCACGTCGCTATTGCCCCAGCCGCCGCTGCCCGTGCGAGCCACATCACTGCTACCCCAGCCACCACGACCTGAAAAGGCCACGTCGCTATTGCCCCAGCCGCCACTGCCCGTGCGAGCCACGTCGCTATTGCCCCAGCCGCCACTGCCCGTGCGAGCCACGTCGCTATTGCCCCAGCCGCCACTGCCCGTGCGAGCCACGTCGCTATTGCCCCAGCCGCCACTGCCCGTGCGAGCCACGTCGCTATTGCCCCAGCCACCACTGCCGGTCACGTCGCTATTGCCCCAGCCACCGCTACCTGTAATTGTACTCTCTGATTTAGCTAATAAATTTTCATTAGCCTGAGACATCATGCCAGTGAAAGAAGCAACTTGAAAAAGAGCGATAGTGAGGAGCTGGAACATGGCTATTTCTGTTTTGTGTGTAAGTCAAGTAATTGAACGACACAAAGTTGTAGCACTTTCCGCCCTTAGTAAAGGAACAGTATAGCCTTATTAGGACTAGCTATTTTATTAGTATTTTTTGCATTATTTATATGAAATATTGATTTTTATATTTTGTCTTAAGTCGCCATATGTATCAAATTCATAAAAATGTGACATTATCGATGTATAAAGCACGTAAACTGCATCATCGCAAAAAAATATATGAATTAGGTAGCTTGAAAGGCTACTGTTGATCAAATTGTGACTAATTACATATAATGATATTATGTAATTTTTTTGATATATTAGGCCAAAAAATTACTTTTTACAATGGAGGAATTGAATAATCTGGTTAAGATTGTGACAGATAGAAAAATATCTGTGTCACCTTTATTGAATCTGGCTGATAGAAAGGGTAGTAAGGAAAGTGCTCTTGTTTATTTGCTAGAAAAGGAGCCAGAGGCAACTTCTTCAAAAATTATAAAAGAGCTATATGGTAATACAACGGAAAGCACCTACGCTTCTTACCGTAAGCTCAAATCGCGGGTGCAGCAGAAACTACTGAATAATCTATACTTTCTAGATCATAACGACCCGCGTTTTCCTGTTTCTCGTAATTACGAAACGCAATGCATTCAGCTCTTTCACCAAGCAAATATTCTTAGGCTAGAAGGAGAGTATACATTATCTGAGAAGATGATGCGCAAATGCTTGCGTGTTGCAATGGAGGCTGAGTTTACGACATATAGTATACTCAGTGCGAGGGCATTACGTACGCTGTACGTAGATAGGCGTCAACCTACGCGCTTTGCTTCCATTTCGGTGAAGCTAAAGAAGCTTCAGGAAGTCTCTGATTTAGAGGAACTGGCAGAACATATCTACTGGGACATTAGAATGTCATCGGCGCATAATGTGCAAACGCGCCGAGCCCTATTAGAGAAAATGTCTAGATATATAGCTGAGCTTGAAGGTTTATATAAGAAGGCTAAAAGCTTTAACACATTTAACTCTCTGTATTTTAGTAAAATAAGCGAATATGAGCTAACGGGCGACTATGATAACATTATTAAATATACAGCCGAAGTAAACCGACAATGGGAGCGGGGAAAAATCAACCAGAAGCGTTTCGACAAGCGTTTTAACAACTTTATGAGTGTGTATGCGCATCTGCGGAGTCGGCAGGTGCATAAAGGGCTGAAGCTGGCGGAGAAGTTTTTACTCGATATTCACTATTCCTCCGGCAACTGGTTCTATTTCATGGAACACTATTTCCTGCTAGCTATGCATGCAGGAAAGTATTCGCAGGCGCGGGAGTTGCTGGCTGCTGCGCACAAAAACCCTTACTACCGCAAGCAGCGAGTAGCTGCTCAGCAGCGCTGGGACTTGTTCGAGGCCTATCTGCACTTCGTTTTTCCGGAAAGCTCGCCACTGCGGGCCATGCACTTCGCTCGTTTTGTGCAATCGGTGCCCGACTTCAGCCGCGACAAGCAGGGATACAATATTGCCATCCTAATTCTGCAGTTCCTGTACTTTTTGCGCAACCACGAGACAGATGCCCTGCTTGCCCGTTTAGAAGGACTGCGCAAATACCAACAACGTCACTTGCGTGATGCAGCTACCCTGCGTAGTCAGCTTTTTCTGCGGATGTTACTATTGGTAGTAAAGGAAGACTTTAATCTGAAAAACAGCATCAAAAAAGGACAGGTCTTACTGACACGTCTGCGCGAAGTACCACAGCCTGGCGAGGCCTTCGCAGAAATTGAGATTATTCCTTATGAAGACCTGTGGGAGCTAACGCT from Hymenobacter aerilatus harbors:
- the hemC gene encoding hydroxymethylbilane synthase, with protein sequence MKPIRIGTRGSKLALWQANHVAARLQERGLLTEIVIITTKGDVVLDRSLDKIGAKGVFTEELEISLRIGHIDLAVHSAKDVQSTIPDDLELLAFMEREQVNDVIVSFDASLDLARPDLILGTSSTRRKAMLQRYYPNARAAEARGNLQTRLRKLEEGQYHALVLAYAGVHRMEYDDLIRHVLPSTQFVPAAGQGSVAIECARDLQPELKETLRQALDHASTHTALLAERAFLRTMEGGCSIPSFALATYTPKGALQLHGGLISLNGEQYIEEIQSITNEAEADALGTRVAENVLQRGGQEILDDIRAHRIA
- a CDS encoding peptidylprolyl isomerase, translated to MIQLKLRGALLWLTLLLLGTGCASTRSAAPASTSTKTSKKDQVVTISTSQGDIRLILFDQTPRHKANFLKLAKKGFYNGTTFHRVIPDFMIQGGDPNSKDNNPNNDGAGQRNEKLIPAEIRPELHHRYGAVAAARTGDAVNPRRASSASQFYIVENQQGVPRLDGAYTVFGQVISGMDVVEKIAAVPKDGRDRPITDVKMKMKVEKLSKQKIAAQYNYQY
- a CDS encoding SDR family oxidoreductase encodes the protein MAKRILITGSNGLLGQKLVALLRTQPEIEVVASSRGANKLATLYPDVRFVPLDVTDAAQVTQVLSDVNPSHLIHTAAMTNVDECELNRAACWQQNVTAVENLVAVCEVLAVHLIHVSTDFVFSGNAGPLAEDALPAPVNYYGESKMAAEQVVQVATCPWSIVRTVLVYGVAHDYGRTNIVLWVRDSLRAHTPIKVVDDQLRTPTLAEDLAQGCWLVAQQNATGIFHISGDELLTPYDMALRVADFFGLDKQLITKVNSDTFTQPARRPPRTGFIISKARRILGYQPHSFEEGMRLLAQQLGEIQQTG
- a CDS encoding ABC transporter permease, translated to MAAPWLPLPYPPDQLNLAATMQPPSTTGHWLGTDPYGRDVLALLLFGSRTALLISLPTAILTTVAGTLVGAAAGFYRNRPLPIDSLITGLMAVISSIPRLILVLALAAVQPPSINTLLVLLLCTYWIGPARLVRAEMLRTREVPFIEAARAAGIPGYRILLRHALPNTWQPALAIFPLSIASIIALETTLSFLGVGLPPEIASWGRLLAAFSLDPSAWWLLVYPAFTLFITSLALRQLSK
- a CDS encoding ABC transporter permease, whose translation is MVRYLLLRLLRLLFALWLTASGVFLLSRSLPADIILQQLSVGEISATSSSVQQQRIAEQRFQHRLGLDIPLFYFSLPTTATHQQWKWHGQRNQYHRWAQQLLHGNLGRSYRDGQPVTTSLAAALTYTLPLTTLAATVAILLAVWLATWLAVHQQMRPHVLRLLYALDALPLFVLGLLLLLLFANPDMLTWFPAYGLGESSDLENASVIERIGSLLYYLTLPLTCLILVNLPHLVVQLDAALQKERLTGYAVTARAKGAPEKQVVQHHTLRNALLPTLTQLNSLLPALVAGAVVVEVIFALPGVGRLLAEAAATHDYPMILGGVLLTALVRLLAQFLTDGLYLVADPRIRMRT
- a CDS encoding ABC transporter substrate-binding protein translates to MRQFLHGLLLFITLGLGACSSPAPNPDTIRVRWAADLETLDPLLYLNSVNTTQTINLLYFSLLGNRQESVPLLAEALPSVRYTDSLTFITYRIHPAATWDNGRPVLARDVAFTLAVMNCPGLPNEASQAQFDFIEKIKYDSTDQRRFTFVCRGRSPEFYSASGDFPILPEYALDSTGSLAALPLRTLRMPEAAKLPVVTRFVQRYMAAQLDRHPGNLPGCGPYRLHQWQSGRYLSLQRKPTWWGDKVQPSPTQLQAYPKKVVFDIIPDENTAVLALRRRQLDIYPRLPAKDYIRLKESPAAKWLSFYSTGSYEAFTVGFNTRRPILHDRLTRRALSRLFDVPALIASTQQGLAYRSVGIIAPQAKPYYNSSLPFVPHSLPEATSLLQQAGWRQSATGWHRAVAGAAAQHLQLTISYRAGDPAYEAAALQFRSAAAKLNIPVTLRPAERSIFFAQLRNGESDVFLRSLSGNPTAFNFAPLFHSQYTSAGNYSGFGTPASDKLIEKLAAAESQQQKIRLVKEFQQMMQEESPEVVLYFLRYQTAANTKLTGLELSPLKPGYNVSTVRLRKGS